The DNA region CTCCCAATAAAAGCATATTTTTAAGGCTTAATTCATCGATAATTTGTCCATAAATTTTCTATTAAACACTTTTGGttcaaatattaattttgttttgtacGTTTTCTCAAGCGTTTATTAAGTAATTAAGTTAACCACATGAAATATCTTACCTCCATTATTACAAACACGAAGTTTTACCACTTATTGAGACTAATGCATATAATTAAAGAAGATGATATATAATGCACAAACTTTTTCATAATTTGAGTCATAAGTTATAATGGGAACATTTATCTTGTGTTCAGGTGCTCAATTGAAACATGTCGTAGTTCGAATGTCTAAAACTTAAGAATTTGTCGATACATTAAGCGtatttgtatgaatgaaatATGACCCATTAATCAATCAACAAAATCACTTCTTACAAATAAGATATTGTTGTTCAATCGAAAGAGATAAATGGTGGTAATAGTATGTACGAGACATTACCCATAAAGCCATAACTTTAAAAGAAGTCATAGGGATGATTAGTCAAAGATGTGAACATACAAGCAAAAGATTTGCCCATCACAAGTGATGGAAATTTTCCCACGCCGCATGTGGACATCGTTTATTGGTTTTTATTATCTTGACTTAGTCAGGCTCTATAGCAAGGTCGGTAGCCATGAGAAATTAGGGTTCAAATGAGACAAAAATATAAGATAACTTTTGTTATTTGTCTAAATTTGGTGGGTTACTCAATATAAATACTaatgaaagataaaaattatgaaataatcaagTTGCGGGTGAGTTAAATTGTATATATCGTTATAGAGAAAAATTCCAGGTCCATTCCAATTGGATTCATCTTTCTACCCGATTCCTCCTCCTGCTCAAGGACTAGAAgtactttgttttcttttttcttcttttttcagaaTGTAATTGTAATACAGAATTATGTTTGAACTGCATGTGAAACTTTTAATCTACATGGTTTACTTGCATGTGGTGCAATGTTAGTTTATACTACAAACAAGAAAAGTGCTCCTAAGCACCAGTGTTTAGTCTAGTTAATGAGTCAAAATTGATTGATtagatttgatatcttttttttttcttctggtgatttgaatatttaattTACTACTAGTAGAATTCAATCAAAGACTCATCTAAAAGTCTTTTGCTGTCACCATTCATCCTTTTCTGCTGGGGGgtagaagttttttttttttttttttttttttttttttggttgctatAATTTGAATGATAAATGCAATAATTATTAGAAACAAGggtgaattttaaaaaatttcgcaTACCATATTATATCCTATTCTAATGCAATGACTAGTAGATCTATACATTGTTTGCTTTTTAATTAGACATATGTGTTGCAGTATACTCACCACTAAATCAATACTCCCTGCGGCTTAAAATAAATGTTCATTTAGCCACAccttttaagaaaatatcaatttctagaattttttttagatattttgactaaactacccttaattaaaatttacatattacTATTAACTTGACACATAGAGATTTGATCACAGCGGCAATAGCAAAATGACAACAATGATATATCCAGGTTGAATCCACGATGTGTGAGTCTGGGAGGGTAAAGTATCTGTGACGCTTCTATCAGCTTGGAAGGTAGGGAGAAATTTTGTTCAGAAAAAACTTTGTGACTTAATAAggacaaatataaaaaaataaaattaatttctcGTTGATTATGTAAGTAGACATTATtatgaattaaaataaaagactAAGTATTCACTTATCATGAACCGGAGGAAGtacctttctttttctattttcggAACAACTAGTTATGAGTAAGAAATCTCTGGGGAGCGCCAGTCCACGAGTTATAACAGATTCCGAACAAAGAGAGAATGAGTCGTAAGTCGTAACAGattgttttattattatttgaaatATTCCATCCAAGACTCACCTAAAGTCTTTTTCTGCCACCACTGTCTACAAATTCATGTTGACTAGAATACGTGTGACGTGATCAATTGCATACGCATATGTCATCCTACTTCCCCACTAGAATAAATTTAATATGGGTGACGTTCGAATTTctaaagttaaattttttaattttgattagcaagacagatgaaattttaagtttattaaaataaaatttatatatttaagaattacgtaaaaatattattagttcACAATAGTTGATAAGTTATTCTCCATTTAAAAGACATAAAAAGATtgccatttaaaaaaaaaaaaaaactcatttgaCACACGAAATTTGAAAGATGACACATAACACGGAATAGCGAAAGTATGGAAGCATCCATCTCAAGGTTGACTTTTCCTGCAAAACTCAGTTGAAAATTCTGCACCCCAACTTTATTCTATTCCCTATATCTATTCCCTATAaataccagtcatttcctcaACTCAAAATACACATACCGAAAATCAAAATACGAAAATGAGGTTTTGGGTAGTGGCTTTGTTTTGTGTCTTGTCCCTAAAATGTGGTTTGGCACAAGATGTTGGTTCCCTTATTAGTAAAAACTTGTATGAGAGAATATTTCTGCATCGCAATGATGCAGCTTGTCCTGCCAAAGGCTTCTATACTTACGAAGCTTTTATAACAGCTACTAGATCCTTTGGTGGCTTTGGTACTATGGTGACACCAATACTCGTAAGAAGGAAATTGCCGCCTTTTTGGCTCAAACTTCACATGAAACTACCGGTAATTAATTTTACTCTCCTTTCTACATTCACTTTCATTTGTCGCATATTTATCTTTATAGTTTGTCCCTAAAATATTACATAGTTTTCTGTCTAGAaattaaacaatttaacttgaactttccttttttattagTCGTTGAAGAGATAATGTATAGCCACAGATGTCTATAACTCGTTTTGAACCTCATTTTGTACCACAagtttttaagaaagaaatctTTCTTGAACTATGTGCCCTTGTTAAATATGTCCACATATATTGGTACTGAACGAGGGAGTTTAATTCATCCGTTGCTAGTTTTACTGTCATGACTAATTTCATGAACTGTGGAGGAAACCTTTGTTCAATGGGTTCAGCTGActccttaaagtgaaaaatcactaaaattgcaaaaaaaaaaaaaaaaaaagtttaaaaaattaaaaaaaaaaaaatgaactaattATTTTAGAAGTAAAATGAATTCTatgctaaaaaaattaaatataatgagTTCTGTGCTAAATTATGAATCCTGTTTATGAGAAATGATGCATTAATTTATTGCATGCCTGATACatgtatgaatatatatagGTGGGTGGGCAACAGCACCAGATGGACCATATTCATGGGGATATTGCTTCAAGCAGGAACAAGGAAGCCCTGGAGATTACTGCGTTGCAAATCAGCAGTGGCCGTGTGCTCCTGGCAAAAAATACTTTGGTCGAGGTCCGATCCAAATATCCTAGTAAGTAACAATTTCCTCATTTTTATCCGTAGCTAAAAACTTTCAAGTCACAAAAGTAAAGGATTCAACTTATAATCATTGATTTCGTACATAACTTTTCTATTATTTGACtgctttatttttgaaataattaattccaCTTATAACAGGGTAAGTTATATATAATGGCAATATAAAGATTTTTTACACTGACAGTATAGTTTAACATAATAATGGTAGGCTAATTACCCATCTTACCGGGTTAACGTTAATATTTTCTATAGAGATTTATTTGCAATTTTAACTTTATTAGCAACCTGATTGTctaactatttttatatttatcagTCCATGAACATAAACTCTGCTCTTGTTTGTGGGTACACCTATAGTTATCTTTAAGTGACTATCAGTTGAtagtgaggaaaaaaaaaagggattgcA from Lycium ferocissimum isolate CSIRO_LF1 chromosome 2, AGI_CSIRO_Lferr_CH_V1, whole genome shotgun sequence includes:
- the LOC132034559 gene encoding LOW QUALITY PROTEIN: basic endochitinase-like (The sequence of the model RefSeq protein was modified relative to this genomic sequence to represent the inferred CDS: inserted 1 base in 1 codon); this encodes MRFWVVALFCVLSLKCGLAQDVGSLISKNLYERIFLHRNDAACPAKGFYTYEAFITATRSFGGFGTXGDTNTRKKEIAAFLAQTSHETTGGWATAPDGPYSWGYCFKQEQGSPGDYCVANQQWPCAPGKKYFGRGPIQISYNYNYGPAGRAIGSDLLNNPDLVANDAVISFKTALWFWMTPQQPKPSAHDVITGRWTPSSADSAARRVPGYGVITNIINGGIECNKGSNPQMQSRIGFYRRYCQILGVDPGNNLDCANQKPFGQ